The Microplitis mediator isolate UGA2020A chromosome 10, iyMicMedi2.1, whole genome shotgun sequence genomic sequence tcataaaattataacatATCAATTGTAGCGGGaatggggggggggggataAAATGGGTCCCCTTACAAATCTAGGGCTTATATTCTCAGTGTTTCTCACTTGTTCAACTTCTTTCTAGTCCCTTACCATGTTTTTGGTCTCAATATTCTACTTCtattgaaatttcatttacattacattacattTTTAATCTTACCCATAATAATTCTGACAACGATACTGGTAGATAAAACAGTCTAAACTTCTGCTCTCAATGTCGACTGTTGTATTTtctggtaaaaattttaatgacttgATATTTATCAATGTCAATGGATTCCCGCCGATGTTTAAGTATGTAAGATTTTTCGCTTCTGTCAACGATAAGTCTGCCAAActggtaaataaattattatccaaatataaatattgcaaatttaaattgtatgaAATCCAATCATCAggcaaagtaaaaaatttatttccagaCAAATCTAATTCttctaataatattaaatcatcCAATGATCCAGAAACAAATTTACTCAAAGCATTATTGctaagatttaattttttaagatttgaTAGACCGCTAAAAGTTGAACAGTCCATGGATCCTATTTTGTTATTTGCTATTGAAAAATGTTCCAAACTAACTATGACACTAATATCAGGAATGGTTTCAATTTGATTGTTGTTCAGTAGAAGTGTCTTCAAGTTCACCAAATAACGAAGTACTACTGGCATTTCacgtaaaatattaaaagataaGTCCAAATGGCGTAAATTTGTTAAATCTCTGAATGAATTTGAATCTATTCCTTGTAGTTCTGAGTTTGAAATCgacaaaaattctaaatttaccGCACTTGCCAACGAAATTCCGTTGcaatttatgtaaatagtacataaatttttaatgttattcTTATTAATCGTTAAGACTCTTAAGTTGTTGAAATATTCTATTTCCAATTTTGATATCCGATTATTATCAAGATGTAAATGAGTTAAAGTCATGGGGAGATATTTTAAAGAACTTAATGATGTAAGAATGTTATCATTTAGATACAAATGAGCGATGTTTGGCATAATGTCACCCAACCGTACGCTgtcaaaaattatgttttcTATATCGTTCTGGcgtaaatataatttcttcaattttagtaattttatagAATCTGTTAGTGTTATTGTAACATAAGAATTCGAATAGACATTATCTAAAACTAATGTTTCAATAGCAGACTGATTGGTACAATTTATTAGTCCAAATGGAAAGTCACCACTTGATAAACTGTTTCGCGATAAATTTACGTAAACCAAATTCGGTAAGCCTTTAAATgcgcaattttcgattttgTTTATTGCATTATTCATTAAGTTGATGTGCGTAATAGCGGAactgtttataaaataatttttcaaccgCGTTATTCCTGAATATGAAAGATCTAAAGTATTTCCATTTTCACTTTCATTACTACACTCTTTTTCATTTGACAAATGTTCGATTTTACAGTGCATAGAAGTGCACCATAATACAGTTAAAAACAACACGATACGTAAcatttttgagtttaaaaaataatatttattaatgcttGTAGGCAACTGATCCCTTACAGACCCTTTAGCGAACTGAGTAAATTCAGACTATCTTATACGTTTTGTAAATAAGTAGTGATATCACCAACGCAAAGATATTTCTTATCAGAGAATGGATTTATTATGCTGattgataaatgaaaaaaaaatattgtaaagtCTGTTGATAGCTTCACAGTAGgccttaaaaataaataacaaaaaattcagAGTTAATTATCAACGTGGCTGTGTGTGGAAGTTGAAGATAGACCTCTATCAAGTTCTCCgaatcataaattatatatttataaaatttttatgagtcaAGTTAATAAAATGAAGTTGAAATGAAGATAGAAAGGTCAACAACTCAGTTCAAAGTATAcagatgtttaaaaaataactaaactACACCCCAATGTAGtcaaatacaaaatttttataaagcaatttttaatacttcaattaaattttaaagaaaaattatttactgattcCACGGCAACGCATTGACGATCTGAAAGTAAATATTGTGATAAGATCTGATTATTCCCCATAAGTATATTGGGAAAAAATATTCtcagataaatattaaaaccagTGAGACTCTGATGttccaaattaaatatatcgcaaactataaaatgttattctgagaaacaaaaaaaaaatatttatccttTACAcatatgttttaaataatagatttttttaaagtagttattaagaatataaaattgtacTTACGGTttcttattttgaatttacctTTTCAAAGCTGCGTATCTGTTGAAATCTTCGATTGCATTTAGcgttaatttgaaataaaaaaaaaatatatgacaataaaaaattaatttatgaggattttttttagttactgAGGATATTATATGAACaaggtatatttttatttatattttgatactTCAATACATAAAAAGAATACATATGATATTATTgatactgaaaattttgataactATCCATAGAGGTATAAATGTTATAATTAGTTAATCATAATCAATAGTCATCGAGACGAGGATACTCAGGTTCAATATATGAAAGGATAACAGTGACGCTTACAAGTTTCACAATTATGATGTAAAGATGATTCCGTAGTTGAGATAGCCGGTTGTACGTTGTTTATGAATCCAATATCTACTGTTGTATTTGCAGGAAAAGTCATAAGTGTTTTTATGCTTATCAATTTAAATGGATTTCCACCGATGTTTAAGAACTCAAGATTTTCATTTTCAGTTAACGATAAACTCGAAATACTtgtaaacaaattattattcaaatataaacttcgcaaatttaattttgatgatATCCAATCATCGGGCAAAACTACGAGTTTATTTCCCGAAAGATCCAAATCTTCTAGCGCAGTAAAACTATCTAATGCTTTGGAACTAATTTCGTCAAGAATATTCTTACtaagattcaatttttttaattttgacaaacCACAAAAACTTGATGTgtccattatttttattttattattaaccaGAGACAAAAATTCTAAGTTTTTAAGCCCACAGACATCAGGAATCGTCACCAGTCTATTGTAATCTAGATCCAGAGTCGTCAAACTTGTCAAATTATCGAATGTATGTTTAgcaattttaacaattttattatgagaaatattcaaatagCGCAAATTtcctaaattttcaaatgaatcTGATTCAATTTCTTCGAGTTCAACATTTGATACTGATAGCGTTTGCAAATTAACTGCACTGTTTAATTTCATTCCTTCGCATTGTCCGTAACTGCCACACAAATTTTTGATTCGATTTCCATTGATCGTTAAAAACTCTAAACTATTCATCGAAGCACTTTCAAATTTCGATATCTTGTTGTTGTCTAAATACAAATGAGTCATAGtcgctggtaaaattttaatgaaatccaCTGATGACATATGATTATCATCCAAATAAAGATGAGTAATATTTGGCattatttctttcaataatccaacattttttaagttgattgaattaatattattttggcGCAAGTACAGtttcttcaatttttccaGTTTTAACGAACTTGTAAATTGAACTATATTATCACGGCCTGAACTTGCATGTCTATAAATATTAACTCTAGAACACTCGTCGCTGAAAACAGAAGGATAAGCATCAGGATTTTGATTTCTGATTGCTCGGTCCAAAACTAGTGTTTCAATTTTCGACTGCTCACCAAAATTcaattcttcaaatttaatcaaatttccaCTCAAGTCCAAGTAATTCAAATTCGGTAAACTATCAAAAGCTCCATTGTCTATTTTCCAAATATTATTATCCGCCAAAAAGATTTCAGTTAAAACAgaacttttcaaaaatggaTTTTTCAAATGGAGTATCCCAGTATTTGAAAGATCTAAAACAGTTTCTTCTTTGACATTCTGATCTTCCGAACTTCCATTATCAAAATTCTGAGTCAATGCGAAATCACAGTGCaccaaaataaaacaaaaaattatcggaAAAAGTCCATTacacaaaaacatttttgagtatatatttctataaagtataaaattaaaagcaataagttttgaatatttttatacgaCTGACTCTTTTCAAGTGTATCAACACACTGAATAAATATGATGAGTTTTAAATGCTACTATACGTTCACTCATATTATGAGCTGAAGAGATCGTTTTCATACAATAACATTACTATCCACCGAAGAAATTTGATAACAAATAATGTCTCCTTCTGTACAACATGGAGAGGCTTTAGTAAGCATAAACTGTTCTCGGTTTAAGTTACTATCTAAAATAAACACGTCGTGACATGATTGTAagcaaatattaaaatatgtagCTCTGCTTCAAGaagtaaatttgataaaatttgaaaatgattaattttttaattaagataataatttaaattgataaccAAGACATGCATTTGATTATCAATACATTCattactaatttaaattacttatcTACAGTAATTTCTATACacgaattaaatttgaataaaagaaatcatcaaaaatatacatgcattttttttgttgttggatgaaagatattaataaaatgggtatttatttatattcaaatttcaaatatatgattacataattggtattgaataatattattattaaagcctcgaaaaaaattttaaaccaaTACTAAGTAACAATATATcgtattatcaataatatatcAACTATCCCTTAAAGACAACGCATTGCTCGTAGCCTCTTTCTTCAATATCTACTATCGTATTTTCTAAAAGAtccatcaaaattttgatatttatcacTCTCAGTGGATTTTTCCTGACATTAagagatctcaaaattttggACTTTTTCAAAGACATATTTGCAAGAGTTGTAAAAGAGTTATTGTTCAAGTGCAAGTACTGCAAATTTGATTTGAGTGGAAACCAGTTGTCTGGCAAAATCGCAAGCTTATTTCCCGAAAGGTCTAGTTCTTCTAACTCAACAAAACTGCTAAATGCTTCAGAATTTATTTCGTCCACAATATTGTTGCTGAGATTCATGAATTTAGTTTTCGACAAACAAGaaattgatttgtcaattatttttattttgttatgtgaaattgaaaatgattccaaattttttgaaccgcAAATGTCAGGTAACCGAACTAATTCATTGTGATCCAATTttagtatcattaattttgtCAAATTGTCAAATGTATGTTTAAgaatttcatcaattttattaaaagacaTATCCAGTactaataaatttcctaaatcTTCAAATGAATctgattctatttttttaagtccGACTTTTGAAATtgacaaaatttctaaatttacaGCACTTTTTAATGTCATTCCATCACAATATCCATAGCTGccacacaaattttttatttcgttttcattcaatgacaaaatttttaaattatttaaagatgCACTTTCAAATTGAGATATACGattattatgtaaaaataaatccgtCACAGTTGacggtaaaaatttaataaaactcacTGATGAAATACGATTCCGTCCCAAAATAAGATGAGTCAAATTTGGCATTATTTCCTTTAACGAAGCCATACTTTCTTCATTTATGGattcaatattattgttaCGAAGATAcatcttttttaatttcggaagtttcatattatttttaagttcgATCGTATTAGCCTTATCTGCACTTACTACTctgaaattatttactccacTGCACTGATAATTCGATTTCCGAggattagaaattttataagctgGATTTCTTATCGCATTATCCAGAACCAGTGTTTCAATTTCCGACTGATCaccaaaatttaattgatcaaACGAAATCAAATTCCcggtcaaatttaaataaaccaaATTCGGCAGGCTATCGAATGCACCTTCGTCAATTTCCCAAATATCATTGTCAGTTAAGTACACATGCGTTATAACAGAACTGTTcacaaaagatttttttagacGCGTTAGTCCACTATTTGAAAGATCTAGGACCGATTGATGTTCTCTGTCACAAATACAGTCATGATTCATAAAAATCGGTTCgctgatatttaaattgatgCAATGAACTGAAATGCACcaaaaaatagtcaaaaataaaacgcaatgcacaaacattttttaattactagaGAAATAATTAGTAAGTAAAATCTGTTATTTTTGACTGACTCTTTTCGAATGTCTTAGACAACTGGTTTATAATGAATCTTCAATCTTGAAGTAAAGGCTCTTTCTTAAAGAAATTTGAACGGAAGTAACACTTCaaaattgtgtgaaaatttttttagctttttttaATGCCTGACCGATAATTagaattcataatttttatttataatagtaTAACAAgctaacaaattaataattagtaccAGAGTCatgaaatttcttaattattatttctgtagGCGATCCGATAAAAAGATGTGGCAGAAACGCGCTTTTTTACATTTGACATACATTGGTATATTATCAGTCGGGTAGTTTCAAAGAAtttctcattaattaatatagatAATTATCACTATACAAAGTATACTTCGCTTAACTTACAATACATTCTAAtatgcaaaatatatatttataaatttaattattactttgatTAAAAACTACCagtagatttatttatttataatttttatatcgaAATTATCTTTCATAAATGGATAAAatgaatagaataaaaatatcatgaccatataattttttttcgagaattcaaattgataaaaatataatgataatgtaattttatacgtaccgtttatttttttttctttttattatcttactGTCTACTAGCTATCGAAAATATCAGCAGTACATGCACtcgattataataattatttataattaattatctacagttatttttatacgaattaaatttaaaaaaaaaaaatcatctgaaaagtaacaaaaattatgaaaaaatatttactttttttttggatgAAGAATACATGAAGaggatatttatttattattgaatttcaaatacatgattaagtaattgatattgaaaattagaattatagtcaaaaacattttcttcggatatttaagaataatacaaaatttttttggtattatTCTTACTATTTATCATAGGGGTCGCAATTGTTACAAAAGAAGCCACAAGTTCGACAATGTGAAATAGATCCCCAGAGTGGTGGATCTTTACATTGCTTACATTGCTGACATATCTCGCATTGCTCACAACCTATTTTTTCGATGTCCACTGTCGTATTTTCTGGTAAAGCCttcaatattttgatatttatcacTTTCAATGGATTTTTCCCGATGTTGAGAGATCTCAAATTTTTGGCTTCGATTAGCGACATGCTTGCAAGACTTGCAaacaaattattgtttaagTGCAAGTACTGCAGATTTGATTTCAGTGGAATCCAATTGTCTGGTAAAATCACGAGCTTATTTCCCGAAAGGTCCAGTTCTTCTAACTCAATAAAACTGCTAAATGCTTCAGAATTTATTTCATCCAAAATATTGCTGCTGAGATTGAGTTCTTTAACTTTTGATAAACAAGAAATTGATTTgtcgattatttttattttgttatgtgaaattgaaaatgattccaaattttttaaaccgcAAATGTCAGGTAACCGAACTAATTCATTGTGATCCAATTTTAGTATCATTAGTTTTGTCAAATTGTCAAATGTATGTTTAAcaatttcatcaattttattaatagacatatccagtattaataaatttcctaaatcTTCAAATGAATctgattctatttttttaagtccGACTTTTGAAATtgacaaaatttctaaattaacAGCACTTTTTAATGTCATTCCATCACAATTTCCATAGCTGccacacaaattttttatttcgttttcatttaatgacaaaatttttaaattatttaaagacaCACTTTCAAATTTAGATATGCGATtattatgtaaatataaatccGTCACAGTTGacggtaaaaatttaatgaaactcACTGATGAAATACGATTTTCTTCCAAATTAAGATGAGTAATACTCGGCATTAATTCTTTTAACGATGCAATATTTTCTTCATTTATGGATTCAATGTTATTATTACGaagatacaatttttttaattgcggaagcttcatattatttttaagttcgATCGTGTTGACCTTTTCTGAACTTGCATCTctgaaattatttactccacTGCACTGATGATTTGAACTCCGATCagtagaatttttataaaccgGATTTCTTATCGCATTATCCAGAACCAATGTCTCAACTTTTGACTGATCaccaaaatttaattgatcaaACGAAATCAAATTTCcggtcaaatttaaataaaccaaATTCGGCAGACTATCGAATGCACCTTCGTCAATTTCCCAAATATCATTGTCAGTCAAGTACACATGCGTTATAACAGAACTGTTCACAAAAGATTTCTTCAAACGCATCAATCCAGTATTTGAAAGATCTAAGACAGATTGATTTTCGCTGTCACAAATACAGtcatgatttataaaaatcggttcactgatatttaaattgatgCAATGAACTGAAATGCACCAAGAAatggttaaaaataaaacgcaatgtccaaacatttttaattactagataaattattgacagaaaaaattttttattcttgacTGACTCTTCCAAAGTGTCTCAGCCAACTGAATTATGGTGAATTTCGGACGTTGCTATGCGTATGATCATAAACCAacgcaatttttttcatacaatgATATCACTGTCCTCTGAAGAATTTTGATAACAACGTTCAACTCTCAACATGATAGAAACAGAGCACAGCTctcgatatttaatttttaattactctgCTCCAAGAATTAAATTCgataagattaaaaaaaaaattatttattttaaaacatacAAACTTTTGCTGTTTTACAATAAACTGATTTAAATCTAgccatggaaaaaaataattgatgattataattacacaaaatatttgaaaaaaaaaaaaaaaaaaaaaagataaaaaaattttatcatcatttttattgaaaatcaaaTAAAGATATGAAtcatttgcaatttttttattaaatcataacATTTATGATGGAAgtgattgataaaaattaataatggaaatttaaaaatattaatcgtcgaaattattaaaaattttttgtgtcaatatTGACCAAACGTGCTAGAACATTTCGGTTGCacaaaatcaattattacGCTCTCTAACACAGCCGCCAGCGCAGTATTCAAACCTGTCAGTTTCATAGGATTAACTCCGATGATCAAATAGTTAAGACTCCTCTCGTTCAGTcatcaatcaaaaaaatttccaaaaaatttattaatcaggtacaagtatcataaatttattttcgaaatcaaCTTCTTGAGTAAAGACGCAAGAATGTTTGCAAAAAAACTCAATATTCGAGAAGATAAGAAGTTACGTAAAAATATTCTCTATTTATAGACAAAGTAAACTTATTTCAAAAACTTTagttgatgaaaataattaatggatCCAAGATTTGATTCATGTAAcagtaaaagaataaataattttttattttgtggcTGGAAAactgtcattaaaaaaaacaataatcatCGTAAGTAAGTAAGATTTAATATGAGCAGTTTAACAAGTTAAACTTGTACACTAACATGCTGGCAACTACACTCGCATTAAATAGATCTGTTCATGTCTAGTTTCCATCAGCACACAATTCGCCACCAATTTGTCTAACTCAACCCCATCACCCGCTTCAGCCTCTAGCCCCAACCCCTAACCCGAACCCGAACTCAACCCGCTTCCTACACTAAACTAATCTCCAGCGAGTGTAGCTCGTTAGTTACTCGAGAACTAAACTAGCTCTACCAAGTCCACTCATCACCAGAAGTTACCCGAGGTATAACGTACTCTCTATATGTTTGATCGCATCGCACATAGCACGGTTCTCTATGCACTGATGAGCCGTATTCCAAATAAACACTGACATTGTGAGCAAGTCGCCAGTAAGCGGGTGTATCAACTCGGGTCAGTGGATTGCCTTGGAGATAAAGATGAGTCAGACTTAGCGCGCAGTCTAGAGCGAGATCCTCGATCCTAGTGAACCGGTTTCCCCGGACGTCAAGGTGTCTTAGACGTGTGTTAGCATCGACCCAGCCGTAAGGAAGGTAAGTGAGCTCGTTGTTTGACAGATCAAGCTCCTCCAGCGACGGAAGGTTAACAAATGCATCCACGGCAACACTTCTGATGTGATTTTGACCCATTGACAGCCACTTGAGATGATAAAGATTGCAAAAGATTCCCGAGGGAATACGATCTATTAGATTGTGATCCAATGACAAGCTCGTTATCATCCTGAGGTTTCTAAAATCTGGCAAACTCACAAGTCGATTGTAGCTCAAAGACAAATCTCTTAGGTCTTGTAAAACATCAAAAGTCCCCTGGGCAATAGAATCAATTTTATTGTGGGCTAAATTTAAACTCTTGAGAAAACGAGTGTCATCGAAGCTGTCGCATTCAATATAGCCAATTTCATTTCGCGAGAGCGATAAAAACTGGAGTCGATTGGTATGGCGGAGACTCAGGTGAGAAGAACCGTCGGGACACTGCAAATGGCAAATAGACTGGATTCGATTGCCATCGAGGAAGAGCGAAGAAAGATTTATCAATCCTCGAGTATCTATTCGACGGATCCAATTACGTTCCAGGTGTAGATGGGTCAAGGTGAGTGGAAGCTCGAGGTAATCAAATGTCCTGCCTTTCAATCGATTGTCTGACAGATAGAGATGAGTCAATGATGGAAAATATCTCTGCAGCGGTGCTTTTATATCAGTGAGAAAGTTTTTACGTAGATAAAGATGTTCCACTCGCGGAAAACAGTCTGATAACGAGAGCACTAGATCTATTTGTTCACCCTGCGAGTTGTTTTCGTCGATGATCAGCGTCACCAGATTATTGTGCCCGCCAAAGTGCAAAACGTCGCAGAATTCAATGCGGTTTCGCGACAAATCCAGATACTGCAGATTCGGCATCCCGTCAAATGAACCAACGGCAATGCGGCCAATCAAACTGTCCGGAATGCTTAAGCAAGACACCCGGGAGCTGTCAATGAACCCGGGGTAGAGAGTCGCGGGCGCACATCCCGGCAAGTACAACGACAAATCGCGGTTCGTCAAATCCTGACATTTTCCAGTAGGcagcaaaatattttccgACACTGACGAAGGAATCGTTATCGAACGATCGACGTATCTCATCGGAAACGATATCCTCTGCCCTGTGTAAGCAATACTGGATTCGCTCAATaaatagagaattaaaaaactcAGCATCGTATTTTTTAACGACCCAGCCATTATTTCCGTcttatctaaaaaataataaaaaagttatttaacgaTCGCAGCAGTTAGACCGGCTTAAGAAatggatattaaataaatataaagtagaCTTACTCGTAAAGCTTCCGGGTGTTAAATATGTGATGGGGATAAAATTAGCGGGCTTTTATAGATTCGTAATCGACCTCGTTCTTTGTTTCTTTCGACCCGGCTTTAAacgaaaacttttaaaattaataaaactcatCATCGCCTAGATTATCGTTATTCAATGAACTTGCAATGCGAGTCAAGTGCATAGTTGCCGGAAGGTTAAATCGGTTTATCATGCGGCCTTCGGAGGCGTGAACGCTTGAtaaagattattaaataataatgattaagaCGCTCCctgaaaacaaatttaatttcccaATCGACTTTTATTAAAAGACATGACATCTGGTCAATAATcgatttagaaaattttcttctctttaaattatttttacttcgtGTAAACTTG encodes the following:
- the LOC130675814 gene encoding leucine-rich repeat-containing protein 15-like, with product MLRIVLFLTVLWCTSMHCKIEHLSNEKECSNESENGNTLDLSYSGITRLKNYFINSSAITHINLMNNAINKIENCAFKGLPNLVYVNLSRNSLSSGDFPFGLINCTNQSAIETLVLDNVYSNSYVTITLTDSIKLLKLKKLYLRQNDIENIIFDSVRLGDIMPNIAHLYLNDNILTSLSSLKYLPMTLTHLHLDNNRISKLEIEYFNNLRVLTINKNNIKNLCTIYINCNGISLASAVNLEFLSISNSELQGIDSNSFRDLTNLRHLDLSFNILREMPVVLRYLVNLKTLLLNNNQIETIPDISVIVSLEHFSIANNKIGSMDCSTFSGLSNLKKLNLSNNALSKFVSGSLDDLILLEELDLSGNKFFTLPDDWISYNLNLQYLYLDNNLFTSLADLSLTEAKNLTYLNIGGNPLTLINIKSLKFLPENTTVDIESRSLDCFIYQYRCQNYYG
- the LOC130675754 gene encoding protein artichoke-like, which translates into the protein MFLCNGLFPIIFCFILVHCDFALTQNFDNGSSEDQNVKEETVLDLSNTGILHLKNPFLKSSVLTEIFLADNNIWKIDNGAFDSLPNLNYLDLSGNLIKFEELNFGEQSKIETLVLDRAIRNQNPDAYPSVFSDECSRVNIYRHASSGRDNIVQFTSSLKLEKLKKLYLRQNNINSINLKNVGLLKEIMPNITHLYLDDNHMSSVDFIKILPATMTHLYLDNNKISKFESASMNSLEFLTINGNRIKNLCGSYGQCEGMKLNSAVNLQTLSVSNVELEEIESDSFENLGNLRYLNISHNKIVKIAKHTFDNLTSLTTLDLDYNRLVTIPDVCGLKNLEFLSLVNNKIKIMDTSSFCGLSKLKKLNLSKNILDEISSKALDSFTALEDLDLSGNKLVVLPDDWISSKLNLRSLYLNNNLFTSISSLSLTENENLEFLNIGGNPFKLISIKTLMTFPANTTVDIGFINNVQPAISTTESSLHHNCETCKRHCYPFSLPNLVYVNLSRNSLSSGDFPFGLINCTNQSAIETLVLDNVYSNSYVTITLTDSIKLLKLKKLYLRQNDIENIIFDSVRLGDIMPNIAHLYLNDNILTSLSSLKYLPMTLTHLHLDNNRISKLEIEYFNNLRVLTINKNNIKNLCTIYINCNGISLASAVNLEFLSISNSELQGIDSNSFRDLTNLRHLDLSFNILREMPVVLRYLVNLKTLLLNNNQIETIPDISVIVSLEHFSIANNKIGSMDCSTFSGLSNLKKLNLSNNALSKFVSGSLDDLILLEELDFLADLSLTEAKNLTYLNIGGNPLTLINIKSLKFLPENTTVDIESRSLDCFIYQYRCQNYYGFKMFVSNVLILISLCADLVQCGLYLRPYNPCEPQTVYISSCENTTPEVKKADREESVLDLSKTGIVRLKKSFLNSSILTHIYLTDNNIWDIEKSAFDSLPNLIYLNLTGNLIKFDQLNFGNQVKIETLVLDKGIRNQDHYDYFYYSDDECSKANTYREKSSNSDNIIELTNSFKLKTLKELYLRKNNIDSIYLNEIKSLGDVMPSISHLYLDDNRLTSVDFIKSLPFSLTHLYLNNNKISKFESGSLNNLRLLTIDGNIIKNMCGSYGHCEGMTLKSAVNLRILSVSNTGLEEIESDSFIDLVNLRDLNLSHNKIIKIIKHTFNYLINLKTLYLDHNKLMTVPDICGLKNLESLTLTHNKIKTIGKSNFCGLSNLKKLNLSNNLLNEIEAESFSNLVALTELDLSGNRLEVLPDDWLSSKLSLQYLYLNNNSFTSIASLSLTGIKNLEFLYIGGNPFKLINTKTLMSFSANTTVDIGEMSSGHSDMFSTGSSSYFSMSLSLLLVYSYLFILLCHYL
- the LOC130675755 gene encoding leucine-rich repeats and immunoglobulin-like domains protein 3; this encodes MNHDCICDREHQSVLDLSNSGLTRLKKSFVNSSVITHVYLTDNDIWEIDEGAFDSLPNLVYLNLTGNLISFDQLNFGDQSEIETLVLDNAIRNPAYKISNPRKSNYQCSGVNNFRVVSADKANTIELKNNMKLPKLKKMYLRNNNIESINEESMASLKEIMPNLTHLILGRNRISSVSFIKFLPSTVTDLFLHNNRISQFESASLNNLKILSLNENEIKNLCGSYGYCDGMTLKSAVNLEILSISKVGLKKIESDSFEDLGNLLVLDMSFNKIDEILKHTFDNLTKLMILKLDHNELVRLPDICGSKNLESFSISHNKIKIIDKSISCLSKTKFMNLSNNIVDEINSEAFSSFVELEELDLSGNKLAILPDNWFPLKSNLQYLHLNNNSFTTLANMSLKKSKILRSLNVRKNPLRVINIKILMDLLENTIVDIEERGYEQCVVFKG
- the LOC130675756 gene encoding protein artichoke-like, yielding MAGSLKNTMLSFLILYLLSESSIAYTGQRISFPMRYVDRSITIPSSVSENILLPTGKCQDLTNRDLSLYLPGCAPATLYPGFIDSSRVSCLSIPDSLIGRIAVGSFDGMPNLQYLDLSRNRIEFCDVLHFGGHNNLVTLIIDENNSQGEQIDLVLSLSDCFPRVEHLYLRKNFLTDIKAPLQRYFPSLTHLYLSDNRLKGRTFDYLELPLTLTHLHLERNWIRRIDTRGLINLSSLFLDGNRIQSICHLQCPDGSSHLSLRHTNRLQFLSLSRNEIGYIECDSFDDTRFLKSLNLAHNKIDSIAQGTFDVLQDLRDLSLSYNRLVSLPDFRNLRMITSLSLDHNLIDRIPSGIFCNLYHLKWLSMGQNHIRSVAVDAFVNLPSLEELDLSNNELTYLPYGWVDANTRLRHLDVRGNRFTRIEDLALDCALSLTHLYLQGNPLTRVDTPAYWRLAHNVSVYLEYGSSVHREPCYVRCDQTYREYVIPRVTSGDEWTWLKMFGHCVLFLTISWCISVHCINLNISEPIFINHDCICDSENQSVLDLSNTGLMRLKKSFVNSSVITHVYLTDNDIWEIDEGAFDSLPNLVYLNLTGNLISFDQLNFGDQSKVETLVLDNAIRNPVYKNSTDRSSNHQCSGVNNFRDASSEKVNTIELKNNMKLPQLKKLYLRNNNIESINEENIASLKELMPSITHLNLEENRISSVSFIKFLPSTVTDLYLHNNRISKFESVSLNNLKILSLNENEIKNLCGSYGNCDGMTLKSAVNLEILSISKVGLKKIESDSFEDLGNLLILDMSINKIDEIVKHTFDNLTKLMILKLDHNELVRLPDICGLKNLESFSISHNKIKIIDKSISCLSKVKELNLSSNILDEINSEAFSSFIELEELDLSGNKLVILPDNWIPLKSNLQYLHLNNNLFASLASMSLIEAKNLRSLNIGKNPLKVINIKILKALPENTTVDIEKIGCEQCEICQQCKQCKDPPLWGSISHCRTCGFFCNNCDPYDK